From a single Cytophagales bacterium WSM2-2 genomic region:
- a CDS encoding glycosyl transferase: MAFYFIFVFSFYFLSLLLLTVSWVKQVRKPLAQTSKNIFISVIIPFRNEADNLVNLLRSILQLKYPVSDFEVIVVDDHSEDTSMKVLEKVRETFSTLKIEKLDDSQQGKKAALTLGINIASGEIIATTDADCLVPCDWLQCINAGFQNENTNMLIGAVSLKDRGTFFNRLQNIEWASVIGTGVAMCGLRNPLMCNGANLSFRKKVFEEVKGYSGNEHILSGDDEFLMRKIHNLKPESIQVLSVLSPVVTEPQRSLGGFIQQRLRWASKWKVNSSGVARSFALAVLLLQGSWLCFAGWGILNLPLQVIVLVFGMKVFGELMFLVTVSRSLRMRFGLIPFLALQFLYPVYVLFTGLFSQIKDHEWKGRKS; this comes from the coding sequence ATGGCTTTTTACTTCATTTTTGTATTCAGCTTTTATTTTCTGTCGTTGCTGCTGCTGACTGTATCTTGGGTGAAACAAGTCCGCAAGCCACTGGCACAGACTTCTAAAAATATTTTTATTTCGGTTATAATACCCTTCCGTAATGAAGCGGACAACCTGGTGAATCTGCTTCGAAGTATTTTGCAACTCAAGTATCCCGTTTCTGATTTTGAAGTTATAGTTGTTGATGATCACTCGGAGGATACCTCAATGAAGGTATTGGAGAAAGTCCGGGAAACATTTTCAACGCTGAAGATTGAAAAGCTCGATGATTCTCAACAGGGAAAGAAAGCTGCACTTACGTTGGGGATAAATATCGCAAGTGGAGAAATTATTGCAACAACAGATGCTGATTGTCTTGTTCCTTGTGACTGGCTACAATGCATCAACGCAGGTTTTCAAAATGAGAATACAAACATGCTTATTGGTGCCGTGAGTTTAAAGGACCGAGGCACTTTTTTTAATCGGCTTCAGAATATCGAATGGGCGAGCGTAATCGGTACCGGTGTAGCCATGTGTGGACTTAGAAACCCTCTCATGTGTAACGGGGCAAATCTCTCTTTCAGGAAGAAAGTTTTTGAAGAGGTAAAAGGCTATTCTGGTAATGAACATATCCTTTCCGGAGATGATGAATTTTTAATGAGAAAAATTCACAATCTCAAACCGGAGTCTATTCAAGTGTTAAGTGTCTTGTCACCTGTAGTCACTGAGCCCCAACGATCGTTAGGAGGTTTTATTCAGCAGCGGTTGCGATGGGCCAGCAAGTGGAAAGTAAACTCGTCAGGAGTTGCCCGGAGCTTCGCACTGGCTGTTCTCCTCCTGCAGGGATCATGGTTATGTTTTGCAGGATGGGGAATATTGAATTTACCCCTACAAGTGATTGTTCTGGTTTTTGGAATGAAAGTCTTTGGTGAATTGATGTTTCTTGTTACCGTAAGTCGTTCATTGAGAATGAGGTTCGGCTTGATTCCATTTCTGGCATTGCAATTTTTGTACCCGGTCTACGTTCTTTTCACCGGACTTTTCTCGCAAATTAAGGACCACGAGTGGAAAGGTAGAAAGTCCTGA